The DNA sequence CTGGCTGGTTATATTTTGCATCTCTTTAAAAAGGGATCCTTAACGGGTTTTACTATCATATTTCTTATTGCTATGATTTCAAGGTACATCTCATGTTATTTCCTGAGTAAGATGTACGAGCCGTCCTTAGAGATAAAACAAGAACACTATTTTTCATTTAAAGAATTTGTACAGAGATTAAATATTGGAAATTTTGGGAAATACGTAATTTTCCATAGCTCCTTTAATTTTTCAGTATTTATAGCTTCTCCGTTCTTTCCGGTATTTATGCTCCGTGATCTTGGATTTTCTTACATTACCTATACGTTTATTACCACAATTGTTCCCCTCGCCAGCATACTGGCTGTGAGTTATTGGGGGCATCGTGCGGATGCATTGGGAAATCGAAAAATGATAAGAATATGCAGTCTGGTTGTATCTGTCCTGCCAGCCATGTGGATTTTTTCAAGAAATATATATTTTTTGATAGGTATTCAGACCTTGGCAGGCATATTCTGGGCAGGATTCAATCTGTGTTCTTCTAATTTTATGTATGATTCTGTAATTCCTGAAAAACGAACTCGCGTTATTTCTTATTTTAATACGTTCAACGGCCTTGCGATTTGTGTTGGTACTCTGTTAGGTGGGTTTCTCGCTACGCATATACCTCCTCTGTTTGGTTATCAATTACTGACACTTTTTGTTATTTCATCATGTTTAAGAATTATGGTATCTATAATCTTGCTAAGGCGAGTAAAAGAGATTAGAAAAATTGCTTATTAAATCGTTACTTATTTTTGCGCTTACCTATAGTATCATCTCTGCCCAAAAGATGAAATGGCATACGCTGGACAGGCCTTCGGGTGCATTGCTCGGTGCTGTATTGATGGTATTAACTGGTGTGTTAACATTGGATGAGGCATATCGGGCTATCGATTTCAATACTATTTTGCTCTTACTTGGCATGATGCTGCTTATTGCCTATCTTAAGATGGCTAATTGTTTTCATTATCTTTCTTATTTGTTGGTTACTCATGCGAGAAATTCTTTCCTTTTGCTCTGTTTCGTATCCTTTTCCGGCGGTATTCTATCCGCTCTCTTTGTCAATGATACTATTTGTTTGATGTTTACTCCTCTTTTGGTCCTTGCTTTACATCAAATAAGGCTTAATCCCATTCCCTACCTCATAGCGCTGGCTACTTCATCTAACATTGGAAGTGTGGTTACTCTGACCGGTAACCCACAAAATATGTTAATAGGTGTTTTTTCTCATATACCTTATGGAGAGTTTACCTTACATCTTCTGTCCATAGGGATAGTAAGCCTTATTGCTAATGTACTGATCATTTATGCAGTATTCAGAAAGGATATTAACTTTAAAAAATTGGATTCGATTGTACTGGTAAAGCCTGAGCTTGATGTAAGACTTACCATACATTCCCTCCTGGTGCTTTTCTTTATCTTTTTAGGGTTCATTTTTACCGGTAACCTTCCCCTCTCTGCAATAACGGGCGGACTCGCCTTAATTGTCCTATCAAGAATGAAGCCTCAACACGCCATGGAAAAGGTTGATTGGACGCTATTATTATTTTTCTGTGGATTGTTTATTGTTATAGGTGGTATTAACAAGGCTGGTCTTTTAGCGCTGACACACAATGCAGTTGCACCTTATCTGGGTGATACAGTATCGGGCCAAATCGTTCGCTTCAGCATTTTCTCAATCGTTGCTTCCAACCTTGTGTCAAATGTGCCTTTTGTATTATTATCAGCAACGTGGATTGATAAGCTTATTGACCCAAAGAGTATGTGGTATGTATTGGCTATGAGCAGTACCTTTGCCGGTAATTTAACGATAGTCGGCTCTGTGGCTAATATGATTGTCTTAGAGCTCTCGAAGGAATATGTTCATATCGGATTTTGGGATTTTTTCAAGGTAGGATTTATAACTACCGTAACGTCTACTAGTATTGGGATATTTATTCTGATTTTATACTGCACATGAGACAGTGGCGTTCTATGAGCGGCTGTCCTACAAGAAATGTTTCTTGAATGTAATCACCACATGATATGCATCGTATATTCTTTTGTAAGTCAGGATATTTACCATAGTATCCTAAAGCTTCTATCTTTGTACGAATAAGCTCTCGCCTTCTTCCAAATCCATAGAAAGTCTCCAGAAATATTTGGATATCGAAACGTTTCGCTACAATCATGAAAACAGAGAACTCCGCATCTAATTTCTCTAACAAGTTTGTTGTATTAATTTCTGTATAAAGCACTACGGCATTTTTTTTGTTTTTTGCATCTACTTTGAACATTGTACGATCTTTCCTTTTTAGTAATGTGTGCTTAACATAATGAGCATGAAGATATTCTCCCATTTTTTGTTCTATAAAAGATCGTGTAAAATCTGTGTTCCAATACACCCTATAAAGGATGTATTTTACATCCAAAATATTTCCGGGATTGAGAGCAAATTCTTTTACTCTGAACCCGCGGCAATGTTGTTGTATATCAGCAAGTTTTTGAGAGAGCGATTCATGGTTTAATAATTCTCCTATTCTTTCTTTTGAGAGAAACGCAAGGTCATAGACATTGATGCCATACGTAAAATCTGTAGTCACTTTATCTCCGTCGAAATCTCTCAAATGCCCGGATAGTGAGTGATAATACGGTACAACATCAGGTATCGCAAGCATGAGTGCACGAGCGACAGCTATTCCGATAAATCTTTTTGGAACCAATCGCATGGATGGTTCTATCTCAGCAATTAATCGCAATATGATTCTATTCCGTTTGTTATTTGAAATTCGGTGAAGTTCTTCTAAAAGAAAAGGTTGAGAAGCCTTATGGCGGGTAATTTTTTTTATCTGTGCACCGGTTGGGCAAGCACCACAGCCGAGGCATTGTGCCTCCACCTGAGGACGGCCCAGGCAATAGTCACGTTCTCTGAAGTGAATTGAGCGCTCATATTCTTCCCACAAAAATTTCTTTGAGATGCCCAAGTCAATATCATCCCAGGGAAATATATGGTCCTTTCCCTTTGCGCGAAAGTAATGCCCTTCTGATAATCCCAACTCTGTTAAATAAGTACGCCAGGTTTTGATTATTTGATTTGGTATGTTGTTATAATAGGTGAAGCCATCTATAATCGATGAACGGACAAGGGCTGGTGTTAATCGTCTGTCGCCCATAGCTAGTAATTGTGTAAGCCATGATTCCTCATGTGAAGCGCTTTCCCGGAATTCCATGCCGTGTAGCTTGCATATATGTTCAACCTTCTTTCGTATCTTCTTTGTATCTTCAAGAACTGTTATGCACGTATGAAATTCTAAAGGGGTATGGGGTGAATAATACAGAGGGGTTAGGCTGAAAATAATACGCACATTGCTACTACACATGCTTTTTAAATCTGCCAAGCGTTTTACAAATCTTCCAAATTCTAAGAAATCTTCCTCTTGTTCCAGTCCGGTACTAATCAAAAAAATCTTTAGTTCTCTGATACCTCTCTCAAATAAAAACTCACACGCCTTGTAGACTTGTTCCTCGGTAAGGTTTTTGTGCAGATAGCGCCGTAATCGTTCGCTGATACCTTCCATTCCGCAGCTAACCGTTGTCTTTCCAATTATCTGTAACACCTCTACAAGGAAGCGATCTGTGGATAGCAAATCGAATCGTTGGCTTTTCAGGCTAATATTGGCTGTTTCCTCATAAAAAGATAAAATCATGGGATACAATTCTTCATGGGTATTAAAATTAAAGCTCAGAAGGTTAACGGTATCGA is a window from the Candidatus Jettenia sp. genome containing:
- a CDS encoding anion transporter, which translates into the protein MLIKSLLIFALTYSIISAQKMKWHTLDRPSGALLGAVLMVLTGVLTLDEAYRAIDFNTILLLLGMMLLIAYLKMANCFHYLSYLLVTHARNSFLLLCFVSFSGGILSALFVNDTICLMFTPLLVLALHQIRLNPIPYLIALATSSNIGSVVTLTGNPQNMLIGVFSHIPYGEFTLHLLSIGIVSLIANVLIIYAVFRKDINFKKLDSIVLVKPELDVRLTIHSLLVLFFIFLGFIFTGNLPLSAITGGLALIVLSRMKPQHAMEKVDWTLLLFFCGLFIVIGGINKAGLLALTHNAVAPYLGDTVSGQIVRFSIFSIVASNLVSNVPFVLLSATWIDKLIDPKSMWYVLAMSSTFAGNLTIVGSVANMIVLELSKEYVHIGFWDFFKVGFITTVTSTSIGIFILILYCT
- a CDS encoding MFS transporter, whose protein sequence is MDKQQEKTAVRKSLNLSMKDGVAYAATIGFGDNYINPFAVALGASNFQIGLLSSFTQLISSLAQLKVADITERVGSRKKMIVFFVFFQALILLPIAFIPYLPQFTQIHVLICFCTLYLLFASFANPAWGSLMANLVPGRKRGLFFSKRGRLVGIVTVISAFLAGYILHLFKKGSLTGFTIIFLIAMISRYISCYFLSKMYEPSLEIKQEHYFSFKEFVQRLNIGNFGKYVIFHSSFNFSVFIASPFFPVFMLRDLGFSYITYTFITTIVPLASILAVSYWGHRADALGNRKMIRICSLVVSVLPAMWIFSRNIYFLIGIQTLAGIFWAGFNLCSSNFMYDSVIPEKRTRVISYFNTFNGLAICVGTLLGGFLATHIPPLFGYQLLTLFVISSCLRIMVSIILLRRVKEIRKIAY
- a CDS encoding radical SAM protein codes for the protein MTLLDIKPYPCLKSSQDIKKWYEENYHLLSLGGLWLKGGEPNTMDAALFTQADLRFLVCRLSTYRDVSVSISHPLIAQIAQEVKGVFVDFAFLPPPKDMEIMNDSKIPLWLGITTKEPACAFDVLGISNSFVLELLNLPRLLHFSGIPIFKNERMIRPNIPLIILGGANSAVTSVLHGPIKDQGFENNYGLVDAVIIGEGEHAIKQFLEIVKEGKYLGLSKTEILNSCHGKVDGFYEPDKYEHRYAMIVQNYSEQGLGEKTGSKPAEKPSPSSSLCEEETKIPLSNGKGLVEIVPKEPYVSYPVKGAIVYNLDQIKTMESCPIWYNPESLGTGSLQISNGCPCFCTFCAESWERKPYRERSLLKLLEGLQSAKAHQGLDTVNLLSFNFNTHEELYPMILSFYEETANISLKSQRFDLLSTDRFLVEVLQIIGKTTVSCGMEGISERLRRYLHKNLTEEQVYKACEFLFERGIRELKIFLISTGLEQEEDFLEFGRFVKRLADLKSMCSSNVRIIFSLTPLYYSPHTPLEFHTCITVLEDTKKIRKKVEHICKLHGMEFRESASHEESWLTQLLAMGDRRLTPALVRSSIIDGFTYYNNIPNQIIKTWRTYLTELGLSEGHYFRAKGKDHIFPWDDIDLGISKKFLWEEYERSIHFRERDYCLGRPQVEAQCLGCGACPTGAQIKKITRHKASQPFLLEELHRISNNKRNRIILRLIAEIEPSMRLVPKRFIGIAVARALMLAIPDVVPYYHSLSGHLRDFDGDKVTTDFTYGINVYDLAFLSKERIGELLNHESLSQKLADIQQHCRGFRVKEFALNPGNILDVKYILYRVYWNTDFTRSFIEQKMGEYLHAHYVKHTLLKRKDRTMFKVDAKNKKNAVVLYTEINTTNLLEKLDAEFSVFMIVAKRFDIQIFLETFYGFGRRRELIRTKIEALGYYGKYPDLQKNIRCISCGDYIQETFLVGQPLIERHCLMCSIKSE